From the genome of Alphaproteobacteria bacterium:
CTGCAAGACCTGCGCGGGGAGGCCGATCGTCGGATCAGCGAGGCGCTGGCAACCATCAATCTCGGCCTGCAGCGAATCGACGACCTCAACCCGAAAATACGCCGGGCTTTGGCGTTGGGAGAGGACGCTTCGGGGTTGCAAGAGCAGCGCGAGCGCGCCGTGCGGGAAATCGGCGAACTCATAGATTTGCGGACATTCGATTTGCCGGGCGGTGGCTTGGGGTTGGTCACGGAAAGCGGCGTGGTTCTTCTGGACGCGCTGGTGCGCCAACTCAACAAAGTCTCCAGCGGCACCGTCGGCACGAATACCGAGTTCTCTCAAATTCTTGTGGATAAGGTCAATCCGGACGGTTCGACCGAGACGATCACGGTCCTTGACCCGGTGGTCCAATCCGGCAAGCTGCGCGGCCTTCTCGACATGCGCGACATTCAACTACCGGCGATGGCGGTTGAGCTGGGTGAGATGTCGGCGAAGGTTATCGATCAGCTCAATGCCTCCCACAACGACAACTCGACGGTCCCGGCACCACAGTCCCTGGTCGGTCGTAACGTCGGCATTCTGGGGACCGACAGCCACAATTTCACCGGAACCGTCACCTTCGGCATGGTCGATGCGAACAGCACGTTGACCAACAGGGTCACCGCCGATTTCACGGCTGGGACGGTCTCGTTGAACGGCGGGGCGGCGGTCGCCATCGGCGGGACAACTCTCAACGACGTGGTGACCGCGGTGAATGCCCAGTTCGGCGGGACTGCGCTAACGCTCGTCAATGGCGTCATGACCTACCAGGCGACGGGTGTTTCGACGGGCGTCGCGATTTCCCAAGACGCAACGTCGCCGAGCGCTCGCGCCGGTCGCGGCTTCGCCCACTTCTTTGGGCTCAACGATTTGATGCAGGCGCTCGAGCCGTCGCACTTCCAGACTGGCGTCTCGGGAACGGATGCCCATGGGTTCGGTGCCACCGGCGAAATGACGTTGCAGCTCAAGGGCCCGCGTGGGCAGGTCGCGCGCGAGTTCACGCTGGACTTCGCAACGGCCGGGGCAACCTCGATGAACGATGTGGTGAACGCTCTGAATACGGGGTTCGGTGGTTTCGCGTCGTTCTCGCTGAGCGCGAACGGTGAGCTCCAAGTGATGCCGGCGACGGCATTATCGGATTACCGAATTCTCACCACCAACGATACGACCGCGCGGAGCACCACGACGACGCGGCTGTCGGACTTCTTTGGGATTGGGCGGGTCTATCGCATGGATCAGGCGCATCAAGTGACGGTGCGCTCCGACATCGTCGCCGATCCGTCGAAATTCGCGCTAGCCAAACTCGATCTCAGTGCGACGGCGTTGGCTGGAACCGATCCAGCACTGACCGTCGGCGACAATCGAGGCGTCGTCGGTCTTCAGAACGCAGGGGTCGTCAACGTTTCGTTTCCGCAGGCCGGCGATTTGTCGCCGACAACGACCACAATCACGAGCTATGCGGGCACAGTCCTTTCCGACTTCGCTCTCAAGGCGGATGAGGTCGTCGAGCGCGAGTCGGATGCGCGCGCGCTATCCGAAGAGATTACTTCCAGGATCGTCAGCCAATCGGGCGTCAATCTAGAGGAAGAGTTGGCCAACATGATTCTCTATCAAAACGCCTTTAACGCTTCGGCGCGGTTACTGCAGACCACGCGTGAGATGTTCGAAGAACTCTTGGCGATCAAGCGGTAGGTAGGGTAGGAGGCAACGATGGCGCGAGTATCGACAGCCGGGCAAAACCAGCTCTTGATCGTCGACGTATTGCGTCAGCAAGAGCGTTTGTTCGACACCCAAAAGCAGGTCACCAGCGGCACCAAGTCGCGCGAGTACCAGGGGATCGCGGCCGACGTAGCGACGCTTTCCGGCGCCAAGACCGTACGCTCCCGTGGCGAGCAGTTCCTCAAAACCAACTTGGAACTCGAACGGGTTACCGAAGTCCAGAATCTGTCGCTTCAGGGACTTGTCGATGTCGCCGAC
Proteins encoded in this window:
- the flgK gene encoding flagellar hook-associated protein FlgK, producing the protein MTSLGAALGIGVTGLTSNQFALATTANNIANVNTPGYVRKVTNFESKVLGTDQAGVSISGISRFIDQFLVREERVASAQQNRFDSMKELHDQLQNLLGAPDDNLTFSGRLDRVFEDIADLAPDPNSTVRRVSAINEMQVYGNEVGRVSRVLQDLRGEADRRISEALATINLGLQRIDDLNPKIRRALALGEDASGLQEQRERAVREIGELIDLRTFDLPGGGLGLVTESGVVLLDALVRQLNKVSSGTVGTNTEFSQILVDKVNPDGSTETITVLDPVVQSGKLRGLLDMRDIQLPAMAVELGEMSAKVIDQLNASHNDNSTVPAPQSLVGRNVGILGTDSHNFTGTVTFGMVDANSTLTNRVTADFTAGTVSLNGGAAVAIGGTTLNDVVTAVNAQFGGTALTLVNGVMTYQATGVSTGVAISQDATSPSARAGRGFAHFFGLNDLMQALEPSHFQTGVSGTDAHGFGATGEMTLQLKGPRGQVAREFTLDFATAGATSMNDVVNALNTGFGGFASFSLSANGELQVMPATALSDYRILTTNDTTARSTTTTRLSDFFGIGRVYRMDQAHQVTVRSDIVADPSKFALAKLDLSATALAGTDPALTVGDNRGVVGLQNAGVVNVSFPQAGDLSPTTTTITSYAGTVLSDFALKADEVVERESDARALSEEITSRIVSQSGVNLEEELANMILYQNAFNASARLLQTTREMFEELLAIKR